The following are encoded in a window of Scleropages formosus chromosome 7, fSclFor1.1, whole genome shotgun sequence genomic DNA:
- the LOC114910921 gene encoding C-C motif chemokine 3-like, with product MKILSAVLLLAMLCSHQLVSGAILPSASNDCCVKFFKGVIPLKKIMSYYKTSSSCPKQAIVMKTDKGQQCVNPEMPWVKRHVASLDRQTTTTTTVKKTTQI from the exons ATGAAGATTCTGAGCGCTGTTCTGCTCCTGGCAATGCTCTGCTCTCATCAGCTGGTCTCCGGTG CCATACTACCAAGTGCTTCGAATGACTGCTGCGTGAAGTTCTTTAAAGGGGTTATACCATTGAAGAAAATTATGTCTTACTACAAGACCAGCAGCAGCTGTCCCAAACAAGCTATCGT GATGAAGACCGACAAAGGACAACAGTGCGTGAATCCAGAGATGCCCTGGGTCAAGAGACATGTTGCTTCCTTGGACAGACAGACGACTACAACGACAACAGTGAAGAAAACTACTCAAATTTAA